From the genome of Pseudomonas bubulae:
CCCTGCGGGTTCCAGTTTTTTACCACCGGGCTGCCGGCCGGGTGCTTGCTCAAAGCCTCAAGGCCCTGCTGGGTCGAGGGGTAGCTGAAGGTGTCGAGGCGATACATTTCAAGGGCTGTGGCAATGGCCTGAATATCAGTGCGCGCAGCGGTCACCTTGGCCTGATCCGGGCGGTTCATAAACTGAGGCACGACAATGGCACCGAGCACACCAATGATGACTACCACAACCATGATTTCAATCAGGGTGAAGCCCCGTTGCTTGGGTTTTGAAGCACTGTTCATAGGTCAATTCACCAGTTGATTGAGGCCAAGAATCGGCAAGAGAATGGCCATGACGATCAGCAGCACCACGCCACCCATCAGCACCAGCATGATCGGTTCAAACAGGCTCACTACCAGGGCGATACGGGCGGCGAGGTTTTTT
Proteins encoded in this window:
- the gspG gene encoding type II secretion system major pseudopilin GspG, with translation MNSASKPKQRGFTLIEIMVVVVIIGVLGAIVVPQFMNRPDQAKVTAARTDIQAIATALEMYRLDTFSYPSTQQGLEALSKHPAGSPVVKNWNPQGYLKRLPLDPWGTPYQYLSPGTRSTDYDLFSLGSDGVPGGEGSAADIGNWSY